One stretch of Sinomonas terrae DNA includes these proteins:
- a CDS encoding DUF3052 domain-containing protein gives MGETDTAAGSNVAGRLGFKDGDLIQEFGYDEDVDFDLRAGIEDTVGSELLDEDEHDVVDAVVVWWRDGDGDLVDMLVDAQTTLEDHGVIWLLTPKQGREGYVPPVEVQEAAPTAGLHSTSTAGVSKDWHATRLARKK, from the coding sequence GTGGGCGAGACCGACACCGCCGCGGGAAGCAACGTGGCGGGGCGATTGGGTTTCAAGGACGGAGACCTGATCCAGGAGTTCGGCTACGACGAGGACGTCGACTTCGACCTCAGGGCCGGCATCGAGGACACGGTGGGATCCGAACTCCTCGACGAAGATGAACACGATGTGGTCGACGCGGTCGTTGTCTGGTGGCGCGATGGCGACGGGGACCTCGTGGACATGCTCGTCGACGCCCAGACGACGCTCGAAGATCATGGCGTCATTTGGCTCCTGACTCCGAAGCAGGGGCGCGAGGGGTATGTTCCGCCCGTAGAAGTGCAGGAAGCGGCTCCGACGGCGGGCCTCCACTCGACGTCGACCGCCGGCGTTTCGAAGGATTGGCACGCCACGCGGCTCGCGCGCAAGAAGTGA
- a CDS encoding peroxiredoxin, with protein sequence MTSLGGEAAALEIGSAVPDFELANQFGEPVRLSSLRGSPVVIVFYPFAFSRICTGELAEIRDRWDVFAAARAHVLAVSVDSKFALRAFAEAERYEFPLLADFWPHGEVARRYGIFDEASGMARRGTFILDREGILRFRVVNPAGAARDLDAYSSALAEIG encoded by the coding sequence GTGACCTCGCTGGGGGGCGAAGCAGCCGCCCTGGAAATCGGAAGCGCAGTTCCAGACTTCGAACTCGCGAACCAGTTCGGCGAACCGGTGCGGCTCTCGTCGTTGCGGGGCTCGCCGGTGGTGATCGTCTTCTACCCGTTTGCGTTCTCGCGCATCTGCACAGGTGAACTGGCGGAGATCCGCGATCGTTGGGATGTCTTTGCTGCAGCCCGAGCCCACGTTCTGGCTGTCTCCGTTGACAGCAAGTTCGCGCTCAGGGCTTTCGCCGAGGCCGAGCGCTACGAATTCCCGCTTCTCGCCGACTTCTGGCCGCACGGTGAGGTCGCGAGGCGCTACGGGATCTTCGACGAAGCGAGCGGGATGGCCCGCAGGGGAACCTTCATCCTCGACCGGGAAGGGATCCTGAGGTTCCGCGTCGTCAATCCTGCGGGGGCGGCACGCGACCTCGATGCCTATTCGTCGGCCTTGGCAGAGATCGGATAG
- a CDS encoding beta-ketoacyl-ACP synthase III, whose protein sequence is MSTATLRQTPVQEHSRILSFGAYRPSVYVTNEEICQWIDSSDEWIRQRTGIVTRHRAPAEVDVIDMAEGAAREAIQKAGIEASQLGAVIVSTVSHPYATPSAAALLCERLGATPAPAYDISAACAGYCYGIAQADALVRAGAAEYVLVVGAEKLSDYIDNTERSISFLLGDGAGAVVVGPSEVPGIGPSVWGSDGSKWSTIGMTHSLLDVRDLSDEAEREGADEAAAVLGTEAKIWPTLRQDGQSVFRWAVWEMAKVAKRALDAAGIQPEDLAAFVPHQANMRIIDEMVKQLKLPESVIVARDIADAGNTSAASIPLAAHRLLKENPDLSGKLALQIGFGAGLVFGAQVISLP, encoded by the coding sequence ATGAGCACCGCAACGCTCCGCCAGACTCCCGTTCAAGAGCACTCGCGCATCCTGAGCTTCGGGGCCTACCGTCCCTCGGTATACGTCACGAACGAGGAGATCTGCCAATGGATTGACTCCTCGGACGAGTGGATTCGTCAGCGGACCGGCATCGTCACGCGTCACCGGGCGCCCGCCGAGGTTGACGTCATCGATATGGCAGAGGGCGCCGCGCGCGAGGCGATTCAGAAGGCAGGGATCGAGGCCTCGCAGCTCGGCGCCGTCATCGTCTCGACGGTTTCTCATCCTTATGCGACGCCGTCGGCTGCTGCTCTCCTCTGTGAGCGCCTCGGCGCGACCCCCGCGCCTGCCTACGACATCTCCGCCGCCTGCGCCGGCTACTGCTACGGCATAGCCCAAGCAGACGCGCTTGTACGCGCAGGCGCCGCCGAATACGTCCTCGTGGTAGGCGCGGAGAAGCTCAGCGACTACATCGACAACACCGAACGCAGCATCTCATTCCTCCTCGGAGACGGCGCCGGGGCGGTAGTCGTCGGCCCGTCCGAAGTCCCGGGCATCGGGCCCTCTGTGTGGGGCTCCGACGGGAGCAAGTGGAGCACGATCGGCATGACTCACTCGCTCCTGGACGTGCGCGACCTCTCGGACGAGGCAGAACGCGAGGGGGCGGACGAGGCAGCTGCCGTCCTTGGCACCGAAGCGAAGATCTGGCCGACCCTGCGCCAGGACGGCCAGTCCGTCTTCCGATGGGCTGTCTGGGAGATGGCGAAGGTCGCCAAGCGCGCGCTCGACGCCGCGGGCATCCAACCGGAGGACCTCGCCGCGTTCGTGCCGCATCAGGCGAACATGCGTATCATCGACGAGATGGTCAAGCAGCTCAAGCTGCCCGAGAGCGTCATCGTCGCCCGCGACATCGCGGACGCCGGCAACACCTCGGCGGCGTCGATCCCGCTTGCCGCGCACCGGCTGCTCAAGGAGAACCCCGATCTGAGCGGCAAGCTCGCGCTCCAGATCGGGTTCGGTGCCGGCCTTGTGTTCGGCGCACAGGTCATCAGCCTCCCCTAG
- a CDS encoding acyl carrier protein has translation MASNEEILAGLAEIINEETGLAPDAVQLDKSFTDDLDIDSISMMTIVVNAEEKFGVRIPDEEVKNLSTVGDAVDFISKAQA, from the coding sequence ATGGCTAGCAACGAAGAGATCCTCGCCGGCCTGGCCGAGATCATCAACGAGGAGACGGGTCTGGCCCCCGACGCGGTCCAGCTGGACAAGTCCTTCACGGACGACCTCGACATCGACTCGATCTCGATGATGACCATCGTCGTCAACGCCGAGGAGAAGTTCGGCGTCCGCATCCCGGACGAAGAGGTCAAGAACCTCTCGACCGTCGGCGACGCTGTCGACTTCATCTCGAAGGCTCAGGCCTGA
- a CDS encoding PucR family transcriptional regulator, producing the protein MPTQTHAAGGARRGRLKASPAKAETLKKLRSSVGQLSTTTTRELERALPWYGRLSADERSALGLVAQNGIAAFVTWYERPSLPSWVLSDVFGNAPTELTRSISLQKALQLIRIVVEVVEDQVPNLASEDDQPALREAVLRYSREVAFAAADVYARAAETRGSWDTRLEALIVDAILRGENTDALRSRIAALGWKAQDNFAVMVGSSPLEPSPSYVGDMRRTASRYAKDALVGIQGDRLILILGGVEEDETAYTRLSELFAPGPVVFGPRADSLPEVSSSAQAAFAGLSAARAWPNAPRPVAADDLLPERVAAGDDAARRALVQKIYRPLLAASNGLVETLSAYLELGHSLEATARELFVHANTVRYRLRRVCDVTGWDPLLPREAFVLQTALVVGRLAAQPSARDRPARQST; encoded by the coding sequence ATGCCGACTCAGACGCATGCAGCAGGAGGTGCCCGCCGCGGGCGCCTGAAGGCTTCCCCTGCGAAGGCCGAAACGCTCAAGAAGCTGCGCAGCAGCGTCGGCCAGCTCTCGACGACGACCACTCGGGAACTTGAGCGTGCGCTGCCCTGGTACGGCCGGCTCAGCGCGGACGAGCGCTCGGCCCTGGGGCTCGTCGCCCAGAACGGCATCGCGGCATTCGTCACGTGGTACGAGCGGCCGAGCCTTCCCTCGTGGGTCCTCTCCGACGTCTTCGGCAACGCGCCCACCGAACTCACGCGCTCGATCAGCCTGCAGAAGGCGCTCCAGCTCATCCGGATCGTCGTCGAAGTGGTCGAGGATCAGGTGCCGAACCTCGCTTCGGAGGACGACCAGCCCGCGCTCCGAGAGGCGGTGCTCCGCTACTCGCGCGAAGTCGCCTTCGCGGCCGCGGACGTGTACGCGAGGGCAGCCGAGACGCGTGGTTCATGGGACACACGGCTCGAGGCACTGATCGTGGACGCGATCCTCCGCGGCGAGAACACCGATGCTCTGAGGTCGAGGATCGCGGCACTCGGGTGGAAGGCGCAGGACAACTTCGCCGTCATGGTAGGCAGTTCCCCCCTCGAACCCAGCCCGAGCTATGTCGGTGACATGCGCCGCACAGCGAGCCGCTACGCCAAGGACGCCCTCGTGGGCATTCAGGGAGATCGGCTCATCCTCATTCTGGGTGGGGTCGAGGAGGATGAAACGGCGTATACGCGCCTGAGCGAGCTGTTCGCGCCGGGCCCGGTAGTGTTCGGGCCTCGCGCCGACAGCCTCCCTGAAGTGAGCTCGTCGGCTCAAGCCGCGTTCGCGGGCCTCTCCGCCGCGCGCGCGTGGCCCAACGCCCCGCGGCCCGTCGCTGCGGACGATCTCCTACCCGAGCGCGTCGCCGCTGGCGACGATGCGGCCCGCCGCGCTCTCGTCCAGAAGATCTACCGCCCGCTCCTCGCCGCGTCGAACGGACTCGTCGAAACGCTCAGCGCCTACCTCGAGCTCGGGCACTCGCTCGAGGCCACCGCTCGGGAGCTCTTCGTGCACGCAAACACCGTGAGGTACCGGCTTCGCCGTGTCTGCGACGTCACGGGCTGGGACCCGCTCCTGCCTCGGGAAGCGTTCGTCCTCCAGACCGCTCTGGTCGTCGGAAGGCTCGCGGCACAGCCTTCGGCCCGCGACCGGCCGGCCCGCCAGAGCACCTGA
- a CDS encoding ACP S-malonyltransferase, which translates to MLAIVCPGQGSQTPGFLAPWLELPSVAEQLGALGEVVGLDLVAHGTTSDQETIKDTAVAQPLIVAAGLVTARALFDVELSTLPVVLAGHSVGEITASALAGVLSETDAMKFVGLRAREMAKAAAVTPTGMTAVLGGDADEVRRAIEAVGATAANVNGGGQIVAAGTLEQLAALAANPPAKARVIPLKVAGAFHTQHMAPAVAALEELRRSLNVVDPAVPLLSNYDGREVVSGAAAVESLVAQVSRPVRWDLCMETFKALGITGLIELAPAGTLTGLAKRGLPGIKTVAVKAPGDLTAALELFAADAEQNPSTEEELA; encoded by the coding sequence GTGCTAGCAATTGTCTGCCCTGGACAGGGCTCCCAGACGCCGGGCTTCCTCGCCCCGTGGCTCGAGCTGCCGTCCGTCGCCGAGCAGCTGGGCGCGCTCGGCGAGGTCGTCGGCCTCGATCTCGTCGCCCACGGAACGACGTCTGACCAAGAGACCATCAAGGACACGGCTGTCGCCCAGCCCCTCATCGTTGCCGCCGGCCTCGTGACCGCCCGGGCACTTTTCGACGTCGAACTCTCGACGCTGCCCGTCGTCCTTGCCGGGCATTCGGTCGGCGAGATCACTGCATCGGCCCTCGCGGGCGTCCTCAGCGAGACGGACGCCATGAAATTCGTCGGCCTGCGTGCGCGCGAGATGGCGAAGGCGGCAGCAGTCACCCCGACGGGAATGACGGCGGTGCTCGGCGGTGACGCCGACGAGGTTCGCCGTGCGATCGAGGCCGTCGGCGCGACCGCTGCAAACGTCAACGGCGGCGGTCAGATCGTGGCTGCCGGAACCCTCGAGCAGCTCGCTGCCCTCGCCGCGAATCCCCCGGCCAAGGCCCGCGTAATCCCGCTCAAGGTGGCGGGAGCCTTCCACACCCAGCACATGGCCCCGGCTGTCGCTGCCCTGGAAGAGCTGCGCCGCAGCCTGAACGTTGTGGACCCCGCAGTGCCGCTGCTCTCGAACTACGACGGACGCGAGGTCGTCTCGGGCGCTGCCGCTGTCGAAAGCCTCGTGGCCCAGGTCTCGCGTCCGGTGCGTTGGGACCTCTGCATGGAGACCTTCAAGGCGCTCGGCATCACCGGGCTCATCGAACTCGCCCCTGCGGGCACGCTGACCGGTCTCGCGAAGCGCGGGCTGCCGGGTATCAAAACCGTTGCGGTCAAGGCCCCCGGTGACCTCACGGCAGCCCTCGAGCTCTTCGCGGCCGACGCAGAGCAGAACCCTTCGACCGAAGAAGAACTCGCATGA
- the aceE gene encoding pyruvate dehydrogenase (acetyl-transferring), homodimeric type → MSVGEETSHILSGLTNQLPDRDPEETAEWIESLDALIEEQGTERAQYIMRSLLQRAGAQSVGVPMVTTTDFVNTIPADQEAEFPGNEEYERRYRAWMRWNAAIMVHRAQRPGIGVGGHISTYAGAATLYEVGFNHFFRGKDHPGGGDQVFFQGHASPGMYARAFMEGRLSEEDLDGFRQEKSHKGHALSSYPHPRMMPEFWEFPTVSMGIGPMNAIYQAQTNRYLHNRGIKDTSDQHVWAFLGDGEMDEPESRGLLQLAANDNLDNLTFVINCNLQRLDGPVRGNGKIIQELEAFFRGAGWNVIKVIWGREWDGLLKKDSNGQLVKIMNETLDGDYQTYKAESGGFVRDHFFGKTPETKELVADLTDEQIWNLKRGGHDYWKVYAAYKAATEFKGKPTVILAMTVKGYGLGPHFEGRNATHQMKKMTLQDLKDFRDHLRIPITDEQLEADPYRPPYYHPGMDSPEIQYLMERRKLLGGFLPERRDPHQGIALPSEKSYEVAKRGSGKQQAATTMAFVRLLKDLMRDKEFGKRIVPIVPDEARTFGMDAFFPTAKIYNPKGQNYLSVDRDLVLAYKESPAGQILHAGINEAGSVAAFTGAGTSYATHGETLVPVYVFYSMFGFQRTGDGIWAAADQMTRGFIIGATAGRTTLTGEGTQHADGHSPLLASTNPAVVTYDPAYGYEIGHIVKSGIERMYGGNHPDPNVMYYLTVYNEPIVQPAEPEELDVEGVVKGIYLLAPAKIDGPRTQLLASGVAVPWALEAQQILAEEWGVSADVWSVTSWNELRRDGLAAEQEAFLNPGQEPRVPFVAQQLAGATGPIVAVTDYMKAVPDQIRQFLPNEFATLGADDFGFADTRAAARRYFHIDSHSVVVRALQMLARRGEVDADAPRQAFERYRLLDVNAGTTGNAGGES, encoded by the coding sequence GTGTCTGTAGGAGAGGAAACCTCGCACATCCTCAGCGGCCTGACGAATCAGCTGCCGGACCGCGACCCCGAAGAGACCGCCGAATGGATCGAGTCTCTCGACGCCCTGATCGAAGAACAGGGCACCGAGCGCGCGCAGTACATCATGCGCAGCCTTCTTCAGCGGGCCGGGGCCCAGAGTGTCGGCGTCCCGATGGTGACCACGACGGACTTCGTCAACACCATCCCTGCGGACCAGGAAGCCGAGTTCCCCGGAAATGAGGAGTACGAGCGGCGCTACCGCGCCTGGATGCGCTGGAACGCCGCGATCATGGTGCATCGTGCTCAGCGACCCGGCATCGGAGTAGGCGGGCACATTTCGACGTACGCCGGCGCGGCGACGCTCTATGAAGTCGGCTTCAACCACTTCTTCCGGGGCAAGGACCACCCCGGCGGCGGCGACCAGGTCTTCTTCCAGGGCCACGCTTCCCCCGGCATGTACGCCCGCGCCTTCATGGAAGGCCGCCTGAGCGAGGAAGACCTCGACGGCTTCCGCCAGGAGAAGTCCCACAAGGGCCACGCCCTTTCCTCCTACCCGCATCCACGCATGATGCCGGAGTTCTGGGAGTTCCCGACCGTGTCCATGGGCATCGGTCCGATGAACGCGATCTATCAGGCGCAGACGAACCGCTACCTGCACAACCGGGGCATCAAGGACACCTCGGACCAGCATGTGTGGGCGTTCCTCGGCGACGGCGAGATGGACGAGCCCGAGAGCCGCGGTCTTCTTCAGCTCGCCGCCAACGACAACCTCGACAACCTCACGTTTGTCATCAACTGCAACCTCCAGCGCCTCGACGGCCCGGTGCGCGGCAATGGCAAGATCATCCAGGAACTCGAGGCGTTCTTCCGCGGTGCCGGTTGGAATGTCATCAAGGTCATCTGGGGTCGCGAGTGGGACGGCCTTCTGAAGAAGGACTCCAACGGCCAGCTCGTCAAGATCATGAACGAGACTTTGGACGGCGATTACCAGACGTACAAGGCCGAGTCCGGCGGATTCGTGCGCGACCACTTCTTCGGCAAGACTCCGGAGACGAAGGAACTCGTCGCCGACCTGACGGATGAGCAGATCTGGAACCTCAAGCGCGGGGGCCACGACTACTGGAAGGTCTACGCCGCCTACAAGGCTGCGACCGAATTCAAGGGCAAGCCGACAGTCATCCTCGCCATGACGGTCAAGGGCTACGGCCTGGGTCCGCACTTCGAGGGCCGCAACGCGACCCACCAGATGAAGAAGATGACGCTGCAGGACCTCAAGGACTTCCGCGATCATCTTCGGATCCCGATCACGGACGAGCAGCTCGAGGCCGATCCGTACCGTCCGCCGTACTACCACCCGGGAATGGACTCTCCTGAGATCCAGTACCTCATGGAACGGCGCAAGCTCCTCGGCGGCTTCCTGCCCGAGCGGCGGGATCCCCACCAAGGGATCGCCCTTCCGAGCGAGAAGTCCTACGAGGTCGCCAAGCGCGGCTCGGGCAAGCAGCAGGCAGCGACGACCATGGCCTTCGTGCGTCTGCTCAAGGACCTCATGCGGGACAAGGAATTCGGCAAGCGCATTGTGCCGATCGTCCCGGACGAGGCCCGCACGTTCGGTATGGATGCGTTCTTCCCGACGGCGAAGATCTACAACCCGAAGGGCCAGAACTACCTCTCGGTGGACCGCGACCTCGTGCTCGCGTACAAGGAATCCCCTGCAGGCCAGATCCTGCACGCCGGTATCAACGAGGCCGGCTCGGTCGCGGCGTTCACCGGCGCGGGCACATCCTACGCAACGCACGGTGAGACGCTTGTCCCGGTCTACGTCTTCTACTCGATGTTCGGCTTCCAGCGGACGGGCGACGGCATCTGGGCCGCAGCCGACCAGATGACCCGCGGCTTCATCATCGGCGCGACGGCTGGCCGGACAACCCTGACGGGCGAGGGAACGCAGCACGCCGATGGCCACTCGCCGCTCCTCGCTTCGACGAACCCGGCGGTCGTCACCTACGATCCGGCATACGGCTACGAGATCGGCCACATCGTAAAGTCCGGCATCGAGCGCATGTACGGCGGGAACCACCCGGACCCCAACGTCATGTACTACCTCACGGTGTACAACGAGCCGATCGTCCAGCCGGCTGAGCCGGAGGAGCTCGACGTCGAAGGCGTTGTAAAGGGCATCTACCTGCTTGCGCCGGCCAAGATCGATGGCCCGCGCACCCAGCTGCTCGCCTCCGGCGTTGCTGTGCCGTGGGCCCTCGAGGCCCAGCAGATCCTTGCCGAGGAGTGGGGCGTCTCCGCCGATGTGTGGAGCGTGACCTCCTGGAACGAGCTCCGCCGGGACGGCCTTGCCGCCGAGCAGGAGGCCTTCCTCAACCCGGGTCAGGAGCCACGCGTGCCGTTCGTGGCGCAGCAGCTCGCCGGAGCGACGGGACCGATCGTTGCCGTGACGGACTACATGAAGGCCGTCCCGGACCAGATCCGGCAGTTCCTCCCGAACGAGTTCGCCACGCTCGGGGCGGACGACTTCGGCTTCGCTGATACGCGGGCCGCCGCACGTCGGTACTTCCACATCGACAGCCACTCCGTCGTGGTCCGGGCCCTGCAGATGCTCGCCCGCCGCGGCGAGGTCGACGCCGACGCCCCACGTCAGGCGTTCGAGCGGTACCGCCTGCTCGACGTCAACGCCGGGACGACCGGCAACGCGGGCGGCGAGAGCTAA